GGAGCTGTCTGGGAGCACACTCCAGACCAGGGAGCATCCCGGCCAGCTCCTCGGGGAATGAGATTTCAGCTGATTGCCTGCGCAGCTGGCTCCTTCCTAGCTAGCGTGGTGGCTCGGAGGCAGCAGCCGATGGACGCTGTGGGTTCCACAGGAACTGTATAGTTAATACCAACCCAGCTCTAAGCAAGCgggagagggagctgggttcTCTAGCCTGGACGATGCAGGAGCGCAGACTGGATGGTCAGAACAGGCCCTTCTGGCCATAACAGCTGTGAATCTAAAGCCCCTTCGTACATTCACACGGGGCTAGGTTTGCACCCAGATACTTCTGCTTACATCAGTCCCCCACTTGTCGATGACATCTAAGTAGACATCGTAGAGGGCGTCGATCTCTGCCACAGCCTCGTTGGGGGCCGTATGGAGGGGCACCAGCACGAACTCCTGCACCTCTGCCAGAGACACAAGTTACAGAGTgatcacacacatgcacacagagagcCATCTCGCACACATGCAAagctctcacaaacacacacagtcatCACACACACAGCCATCTCATGCTCACTCACACCCAACcatcacacacatgcacacagagagcCATCTTGCACACACGGAGAACTTTCACACACACAGTTATCACACGTGCAcacacccagccagccatctttctctcacacacacccacacaccccccccagccatcgcacatacacacacacacacagagccatctCGCACACATGCAGAGCTttcacacacagacacccagCCATCTCATACTCATACACACCCAGCCATCATACACACTGAGCCAACGCACGTGTACACACACTCAGAGCCATCATacacatgcgtgcacacacacagcacaccatCATACacatgcgtgtgcacacacacagagccaccaTACACAAGTGCATGAACACACACAGTCCTGAACCATAAGATCTGTCCGTCAGCTTGAGTAACACCTTCAGCAGCGCTGCCCTGGGGCGCCATGACCTAGTGGGGACAAGAGTGCCCCCGCCCAGGGGACATGTTCAGCTCTCTCCCTTTGTCTAtatcaggggtgggaaaacttttgacccaagggccacatctatgtggggaaattgcatgcagggccatgaatgtagagctggggcagggggttggggtgcgggagggagtgcggggtgtgggagggggtgtggtatgcaggggctcagggcaaggggttggggttcaggaggggatgcagagtgcaggagggggctcagggcaggaggttgggggctcagggcaggaggagcTGTGGAACGCAGGagggcgctcagggcagggggctcaaggcagggggttatggggctcagggcagggggttggagtgcggggtgcaggaggggtgcgggctctggcccagtgccgcttaccttgagcggctctgGGATGGCAGTGgcatgcagtggggctaaggcagactgcctgcctgccctggccctgtgccgctcccggaagtggccagcatgtccagcagtggctcctgggggtgggctggggcaggcagctccGCCACGTactgccctcgcctgcgggtaccacccccgaagctcccattgaccacggttccccattcctgggcaatgggagctgcggtgggtggtgcctgcaggcaagggcagcacacggagccctctgcctccacccctggGGCCAAAGAGACGTGgggccagccgcttccaggagcagtgctgggacagggcaggcagggagcctgcttagccccgctgtgccatgGGGCTTGAAAtccccacgggccgtagtttgccctcccctagTCTACATCTATGAGTGTCCTGTCCCCTATTAGCCAACATAGCCAGAGCCCCATGCCCCACTGGGTGGGTGAGAACGAGGAATCCGGGGCGGAGATCCGAGCATCTTGTGACATCCCTCCTGTGCAGCTCTCGCTATGCACATACACTGGGTTGTAGCTGAATGTGATTGCAGGGTTCAGTCCCCTGCGTACTGTATGAGCTGGTACCCTCGGGCCCCCACAGCCACACTTCTCAGACGTAGCAGAgtctccctgccctccagcaccaGGGCCTAAGCCCAGAGCAGAAGGGCCGGGTCCCTCCCTGCTGGAAGCAGTGACAATGCACCTGTCCTGGGGCCATGCATCTGTCACCCCCTCAGCACAGCACGCAAGCCAGCACGTGGCTCCTGCATCACTCAGAGCTACTCCTGCCCAGACATTCACTCTACTCGAGGATGTGGCTCGCCAGCCTGCTCCAGCTCAGTGGGGCTCGCAGCTGCTCTGAGTCTCTGGTTGGTCACTTGAGCTTCAGGATGCTGCAaactgggggcagggccctgcatGGGGCTGGGCGGGGGTTGGGGTCACTCCTGCCAGTGGGCTCTGCTTACTCGAGTTGGGGGATGAGAACTTTACAATGAAGGGCTCCCGACTGAAGATGTTGCTTGGGTCTGGATACTGGTATGTGGCCACTACAGACACCgtctgctccctggggggaaacagcagggaggggagagagtcagtAAGAGGACAGGAAGGGGGCTCCAGCTGTTCATGCCAGAGGGTTTGGCTTGGTAGGAGCTCCCCACCCCTCAGTCCTGACGCAGAGCCCCCTACTGTCCCAGCCCTGcgctccccacccacagctctgccagcacccctcaatcctgacccacagccccctaccttcccagccctgggctccccacccacagctctgccggtgcccctcaatcccagcctgtaGCGTCCCCTTCCCCAGCTATTACAATGCAGCTTTGTCAGTACATCTCCAGCCTAACGTGTCACCAGAAGGCAGAGGTCTCATGCCCAGTGGATCACCTGCTGCTACAGCTCCTCAGTGCTGAGAGCTTCCTTGTCAACACAGGAGACATTGGTCCTGtggcaatgggccagatcctcagctggtgtcagttgATATAGCTCCACGGCCCTCGACAGCGCTGCCCCCGTCAATACCAACTGTGGCTCTGGCCCattgttcattcattcatttgttCAGCTGTTGGAACACAGTGGGGtggcctgggggcagcagggtcccTTTGGTCCATGTCAGAGCTCCGTGCCAAGCCAGCCCCAGGGTGCTGAGAGCATCAGGCAGCAATGGTTCACTATAAGGTTTGTTCATGACGCTGTTGTCTGTTGTTTGACTCAGGGGTTTTAACACATCTGGACTGCTCGGATACAGCCCGATACCGATGTCCTCTAGAGCCgtgattctcaacctgtggtctgcggacccctgggggtccagggactatgtctaaggggtccacaaaagaTTTAGCCTGAGACCCAGGTGAATGCCCAAGCTCCTGCAGATGCCCAAGGAGCGACAGAGCTGCTGAGAGCCGCATAGGCTGAGGAGCCCAAATACCTTGGAGATGCCAGGACCATTGCACCTGGACAGcataggaaggagctcagggggCATTAGTCAATGTGTTGGATGGTGTCAGTGTGTTTCAGATGGATGCCCTGCTGACTAAGTGGCAAACATACTTGGCACTGAGCAGGGACCCCGTGGAGCAGGGAGGGACCAGGTCCCCCTACCTGGCTGCCACCCACCCTGGTGGTGGCCCATTCCCCTGACTGGCCATTAGCCCCACAGGCCTGAAGGAGAGGGCAGTTATACTGACTCTGGCCGTTGGGCCATGCAGCCCTGAGGGAGGGCACTCATACTGATTTTTGCCCCTAGGCTACGCTGTCCCAAGACAAGGGGTGATCGTACAGACTCAGCTGCGGGGAAATAACAACCCTCACCCTGCCCCAAGAGGGGATGCGGGGTGCTTGTCCCATGACACCCGCCAAGCAAATATCGTCCAGGCAGGAAATGCCGCATGTGGGACATGCTGCCCAACAGACGTGTTTAGAAGCATGTAAATACACAGCTACTGTGATGCAAAGGGCCTTagctctgacccccagatcccagccctcactccccctAGACCAAGAGATTGCCTTGTGCCCAAACACTGTGGCCCTCATTCTTGTTTAAACTAAGACCCCTCTACACCACGCTGCCAGCTTAAAAGGGGCCTGAGAGGAGGTGTGAAGGGGCCACTCTGTATGGGGTCAGGAGCACCACAGATGCCGTGGGTCAGGTTCCCCAGGAGTTGCTGCTGATGTACACAGGGGGAGGCAAGCCAGGCCTGTCTCCAGGCTGGCAGCTGCTGATCCAGCCTCTTCCGTGAGCCCTGTTACCTGTAAATGAAGAGGTACATCTCCTTGTAGTTCTCCCGACCCAGGGGCTCGCTGATCTCGTAGCTGTACTGATGCTTCGACGCACTGCGGGGGGACACAAAGGAGAACAGCAGTGATGACCTCACAGGCTGGCCTCAGGTCTGAGCCTCCCATTCCAACAGTGTAAGTGGGGTGCCCCCAATGTACCCAGCAGGAGTGCCAAGGGAGCCAGGTCCTGTGCGCGGACCTGCCAGAAAAACACTTCCAGTCCCCCCCGAGCCATTCCCCGCTTtactctccctctgctcccctttgCCCTGCTCTTTGTATGGGGCAGAGGCGGGTCCTGGCACTAGTCACTTACTTGGCACTCAGATCTTCTCCCTACAGACACCAGCTAATTAGCCAGCCCACAATGCTCCTTCGCCCTGTGCTCGCACCTTTCACCTGCTGATCTCCAGCCTACACTCTCTGTGCACCCACTGACCACGGGAGCTGAAGGAGACTCTCTCGCTGTCGAGCCAAGGACACATGGTTACATGCCATCTGCTGCTGCGCAGCGCATGAGTCCCTTCCTGACACTGACACAGCCCTATGCACAGATATGTGGCCCCGTCCAGCTGAGGATCTCGTGCTGACAAGGCTGGATTCGGCCTCCCAGACCCTGGAGCCTGGAGCCGGCCCCTTTGCCTGGTGGCTGCTCTGTGGCCTCGTTTATCACTGTGacattgtctaattaaaatatgaccatgcaaatcattgttgctaccactgttatataattgcaacaaatcttatacaaagtgtgatGTATGGCCAGAAAGGGTAAGGATCCTTCAGGATAAATGACACAGAGTCAACCATTAGAGATGtgtgaatggtaattagggccactCCATACTAGATaagctagaactttgaaatgcaaacctgtattgttagagtaTTGGAGGTGATGGTAATTGTATGTGTGTACTTATATCTTGtaaatgttagccatgtaaacagacagttcctgtctgtcactatagctattgattcagagatccaaagggaatattaacatttaattgaactgtaaacataggagtacttgtggcaccttagagactctttttgctgatacagactaacacggctaccactctgaaacctgtaaacatAGGTTATCACTGTGTTCATCTCGCTTTGAAATTTATAGCAAATCACCTGAGAATGATGGAAAACGGGCAATTGCCTTATGCTAATCTGTGTAGATAATTACCTGCGATGCTTAGGAAATGGATCCACTTCAAAGTCCCCATGAGTGCCTATTGTTCACCTAAGACTCTGAGCTATCACAAGAAGGCCTGAAACTGTATAAAGATGccttgggtcccaatcctttttatctctgacgtgcttgatgcttcatgcaggggaagcttaagtcATAAGGCTGAGATCCCAGTCCTAAGCTAGAACACCCTGAATATAAACATTGAACTATAACCTATGaattaattctgaaagaactctttacaACTACaaatactctctcttttctttttttaaataaattttagtttataataagaattggctgtagtgtgtatttggtaagatctgaaatattcattaacctgggaggtaatgtgtccgatcctttgggattggtagatctttcttatatgatgaataagattttcagtaatcttcaTCATATCTTACTTGGGtttctgggtggaggcctgagaccgggttgctttaagggaactgtgttattgacttctgggtaaccagtgagatATTATAGAAGCagttttgtgctggtttggtaaatctaagtattggaatatcccccagctttggggattgtctgtcccatgctttgcagttcaccctaattgagtgacctccgTTGGATTCGGTCACAATCACTAATGGGGACTGAGACATGTCCCTGCCACCTACTCCGGAGGTTACCTGTTGAGCTGGTCTAGGAGGTTGGTCACGGCGCTGAGATCGGCGTCCCGCACCTCCTGCACCAAGGCGATGTCGTACCGGGACAGGATCTGCGGGCGGCATGGGGGCAGTTGTCAGCGCACAGCCGGGAGCAAACGGCAgggagggctggaggggcagctcTGTTCCCTGCCCTGATGTGCACTGACTGTGGGCTGGGTGCAGAGCGCTGGGCCCTGTGGTCAGTGGACACCGGCACAGTACGATACACAGCCCCAGAGAGGGACGAAGGCGGCTCCAGTGCCACTCGAATTGTATGTGTGCAATGGGCCAGCCTCACGGACAGCACTGGAACCCCACTGAGGGACAGATGGAGCCCCCCGACTCTGCAATCTGGGGAATCAAGGTAGTAGCTGGTGCCTGTGTCCTGCCAGTCTCTCCAGAGCACGGAGTGGGGACGGGACTTACCTGGGGTCACAGAACAGTGAAGAGCCTCTTGACGCACAGCCACAGCGTCCCCTCGGAGCTAAGAGACAAGGAGGGGGCACCGTGCAGCAAAAGTCAGGTCCTGCTCCAGGTCCTGGCCTGGGTCACAGCGGatcctgtctctgcctgggccggCTCCACACACCAGAACCCAGCCGCCATGTAGGAGCACAGAGCACTGCAGTCAGGAGTCCAGGCCCAGATTTGGGCTGGGTTGGGCCCATCTCTCTGGCTTCCCCCGGAGGTGAGCGCAGGAATGGCGGTGCCTCTGTTCTGGCTCGAAAGCTGCACCCTTTCCAGAGAGGAGGCAGCTGAGCCTGCCTGTCATGCTATAGGACTGCAAACAGCCCTGGGCAGGGTGCAATTGCAGTGCACCCAGCCAGCCCACAGCCCGGGCACCTCCTGGCTCAGTGCTATTTGGATTCCCCAGTGCTCAGAGCCGGGGACGCCTGGTTGGTGGGTCTCTTTGCTCCTAGccgtgaggggggcagggaggcagagggaccGTGTCTGCAGGCCATGGGCTGGGTTTGGCACCAGAGGAATGGCCAGGCCAGCCGACCCTGCAGCCGCTGAGCTGGCTTGGGCTCTGAGCAAGGGCACTTGGAAAGGCCCATCCCGCTGCCAGGCTGGGGTGGCCCTGGCAACCTCCAGCCATTTCCTAGGGTGACTAGCTGAGTGGCATCTGTCCCGGGGTgagggaggaatgggggaggggcgcaCCGGGCTGAGGGAGGTGCCAATGTCCCTGGCTGCTGAGCCCCGGCATCCCCGGCCTCTTTTCTTCCCTGCCACTCAGGGGTGAAAGGGAGCCGGTAGGGgctggtacggtgtaccggtaagaaccGCACTGGCCCGTACCCAGCCCAcatcaaagcgctgccgcggcagcgGTTTAACGTTCCTGCCCCTTTTGTCTCCCCCGTCGGGGGCCCGGCTGGTAGGGTCCGGACCGGCCGGGCCGCCgacggggaaggggcagcaacgttaaagcgctgccgccgCAAAGGACCCTGCGGCGCTTTAACGTTCCCGCCCTGTTTGCCCCCCCGGCCGCTGACGGACagggggggcaaagggagcagctgccctggggccggcgatttaaaagggccccagGGCAGCAGCACCAGCGtccggagcccctggccctttaaatcaacacgggaGGCCTGGTCGGCATGGGCCAGCCGGACTggaagggcaggctgggggatgctgaccccccccagccctgcccctgccacccgaggccccgccccgccccgtaCCGGTAAGCGGCCTCAGGTCCTGTCAGCGCTGCTGCCACTGTTCCCTCCCGAGGGAGACTAGAGAGGCTGCCCGTATGGGGCCTGGCTCTCCCTGGGGTAACCCCACCATCTGCAGTGGGATTACGCCAGGGATGGATTCGGCCCAGCCTTTCACAGTTGTTTTCTGCCTACAGccctgttggggacactggggcatggccactaggtaactcgaggggatggaagacgacgagtgtcgatgaagccccctcacactaggcccaagtgtccttggccccccccccttccgcctggaggcactcacagcagctctgcgtagTAGGCCCAaatgtccttggcccccccgcctggaggcactcgcagcagttatgctgaggatctgcaataatatgttgcagagtcagactgcctgaaactaagcaaggccaaacagggcagatatggaagaaaaatgctgaataaagcagctttatgtatagtttaacaaatgatacaaaaaacaagggaactagctggtaactggattggctggctatatggatacttagggcagcttgctattggataagtatgctgaagagaggatgtataaaagcctgtgtaacttcctgctctgggtgcaggatttgagattcaattctccctgtacctttttgcagctgcaaataaacttttctgcttttccaccccgttgtgattattgggtgaagcacaccaGGTAGCGAACCAACCTCTGCTGTTGTTTttcctctcggcactgggtgccggcaacagcccCTTTAACGGGCTGGAACCAAGCAAGGCCCTGGGATACCAGCTCCCTGCCTGTCTCCGGCGGGAGATCCCGGATCCCAGCAGCCGCTCTGCCTCATCTGCCCTGAACAGCCCCCCAGCAGGGCAAGTGTCACCAGTGGAGCCTGCCCGGAGTAACTGGGAggtccccactgccctgccccggcAGCGAGTTCCCCCCATTACCTAGCATCATTCACACCTGGTGTGAATGACGACacacggggcaggggcagggactgtaggGGCTGCCCATCCCAGCCACTAGCCTGACTAATGTGTCCTCCTCTGCCAGCGGGGAGCTGGTGAGGGCCACCAACCCCCCGCACCCTCCGCGGAGACCATGCCCTGGGTGAGTGGGGCgtagggtgaccaggcagcaagtgtgaaaaatggggccgggggtgggggtaataggcacctatataagaaagctgcaaatatcaggactgttcctataaaattgggacatttggTCATCCTAGGGCGGGGGGAGCTGAGTCCCAAGGCAGCAGGGTGTGGGGAGTGAGTGTGATCAGCCTGAATCCACACCCATTCCCCAGCAGAGAGTGACCCCCTGAATGAACCCCCAATCCTCTGGACAGCGGGTACCGATCCCCTTTCTGCCCCTGGGACGTGCCTGCTGTCATCCCTGAGATGGGGCCCTTTTAAAACTTTGCGAACACAAACCATCCCTGGTTGCTGCTGAGTTCCTGAGCTGGCCCCAGAGCCGGCACCACCAGTGCCTCAGCCCTTACCCCTGCCAAGCCGCAACCCCAGGCAGCCTGGAGCACTCACTTTCACAATGATGCTCGCGGTTGTCTCGTCGGACAGCTTGCTGTCTCCAAAGTTCTTGATGTTGAAAGCACAGATTCTCAGCGCGGCGGCTGTGCACAGCAGGTACGCCAGGGACAGCAAGGCCAGTGCCAGCCTCGTGGCCCCCATCCTGCAGGCAAGAAGGGACACAGCGTCTGTAGGGATCAGTGTAGAGGTTAGTGTATTGGCAAGGAGCAGGATGCCGCCTGTGGGTGCTGGCTGGGCTGGAATGATGGGGCGGTGGGTGGCTTGTGATGTGCACAGCCTACTGGCAGAGGAGGCATGTACCAATCCTCACTAAACTAAACTGCACCTGTCACAACCCTCCAGGAAATTGGTCAATGTCATTATCCCTAATTTGCACATAAGGAAATTAAggcaaagaaaggggaagggacttgcccaacgTCACCCAGTGAACCAgcaacagagctgggaaaagaacccaggagtcctggctcccagtcaccTGTTTTAGCCCCTAGACAACAGTCTCTAAAGCTACCACAGGTATGGGGCAGCCTTTCTGTATGTTCCCTTCATTAACCCTGGGTGCCTGTATATCTGAAAATAGCGCAGAGCAAGTGATTGCATTAAACAGCTCTGAAGCTGGAGCACAGAAGGATGAGAGAAGCTGGGACAGGGAACAAGCTGCTAGTCAGCTCTGTTGGTGCTCATGTTGGCTACAAATCCACTAATCCTCAAAGCTGGGAACCCTCCCACTTCTTCCCCACTCACGAGCATGTCCCCTTTACTTCCCCAAAAGGGGAATGGACAGTTGCAATTTCTTCAACATTGTAGCAGGCATGGCTGGTTCAGGAATTGGAGGATCCCATACCACTAAGATGACAGATTTGTATGCTGTCTGCATGTCACAGATTGTTGGAGTGTCTGCTATAGGGGTTGCTAAGTCATTCGGCCCTGCATTTGTAGGGTTAATTGCTAAAACAGGGGGGTTGACTGCAAAGACAGGGGTGCTCACTCTGTAAGTGAAAAAATTTACTGCTTTCTTCCCCGACCACTTTGTTTTAGCTTTTTAGAGTTAATTTGTGTGTTATATCAATTaaactttttcaaatatttatacaCAGCATACATTCTAATatccaatacatttttaaacatagtataaaggaaaataatataa
This window of the Chelonia mydas isolate rCheMyd1 chromosome 10, rCheMyd1.pri.v2, whole genome shotgun sequence genome carries:
- the DNASE1L2 gene encoding deoxyribonuclease-1-like 2, coding for MGATRLALALLSLAYLLCTAAALRICAFNIKNFGDSKLSDETTASIIVKILSRYDIALVQEVRDADLSAVTNLLDQLNSASKHQYSYEISEPLGRENYKEMYLFIYREQTVSVVATYQYPDPSNIFSREPFIVKFSSPNSKVQEFVLVPLHTAPNEAVAEIDALYDVYLDVIDKWGTDNIMFLGDFNADCSYVKNEDWGSIRLRTSEVFKWLIPDSADTTVGKSDCAYDRIVVCGPQLKKSIKPKSADVYDFQHAFKLEEAEALAVSDHFPVEVTLKAH